A region from the Vicia villosa cultivar HV-30 ecotype Madison, WI linkage group LG3, Vvil1.0, whole genome shotgun sequence genome encodes:
- the LOC131660780 gene encoding ferrochelatase-2, chloroplastic, with translation MNAVSHSAVLPNLNRHRFSPSRSDIRNLNRFTCHSDCKKTTSQVSLFLSSGSADGRIGSRRNLVCRAYSSVDASTYNGVALESSTHTAEEKVGVLLLNLGGPETLDDVQPFLFNLFADPDIIRLPRLFRFLQRPLAKLISTLRAPKSKEGYASIGGGSPLRKITDEQALALKNALEAKGLSSNLYVGMRYWYPFTEEAVHQIKRDGITRLVVLPLYPQFSISTTGSSISVLEQMFREDSYLSRLPVSIINSWYQRKGYLKSMADLIEKELESFSEPKEAMIFFSAHGVPVSYVENAGDPYRDQMEECIFLIMQELKARGINNEHTLAYQSRVGPVQWLKPYTDEVLVELGKKGVKNLLAVPVSFVSEHIETLEEIDMEYRELALESGIQNWGRVPALGLTPSFITDLADAVIEALPSAAAIYAPDISRSDDMDDPVKYFVKMFFGSIFAFMLFLSPKVISAFRNHVI, from the exons ATGAACGCAGTGTCACATTCTGCTGTTCTTCCTAACCTCAACCGTCACCGATTTTCACC gTCACGTTCTGATATTCGAAATCTTAACCGTTTCACTTGCCACTCTGATTGTAAGAAGACTACGTCGCAAGTATCGTTATTTTTGTCTTCTGGTTCGGCGGATGGAAGAATTGGTAGCAGAAGAAATTTAGTTTGTCGGGCGTATTCTTCTGTAGATGCAAGCACTTATAATGGGGTTGCTTTAGAATCTTCTACTCATACTGCAGAAGAAAAAGTTGGTGTGTTGCTTCTGAACTTAGGTGGACCGGAGACGCTGGACGATGTTCAACCTTTTCTGTTTAATCTATTTGCCGATCCT GATATCATTCGGCTCCCAAGGCTGTTTCGGTTTCTCCAGCGACCATTGGCAAAATTGATATCTACGCTTCGAGCTCCTAAATCCAAGGAAGGGTATGCTTCTATTGGAGGTGGCTCTCCTTTACGCAAAATTACAGATGAGCAG GCACTTGCACTTAAAAATGCTTTGGAAGCAAAGGGTCTCTCTTCAAATCTCTATGTTGGGATGCGCTACTGGTATCCATTCACTGAAGAAGCAGTTCATCAA ATTAAGAGGGACGGAATAACAAGGCTTGTGGTGTTACCCCTTTATCCCCAATTTTCTATATCCACTACTGGGTCAAGCATCAGTGTTCTGGAGCAAATGTTCAG GGAAGATTCTTATTTGTCCAGGCTTCCTGTTTCCATTATAAACTCTTGGTATCAAAGAAAAGGTTATCTCAAGTCAATGGCTGACTTAATTGAGAAAGAATTAGAGAGTTTTTCTGAGCCAAAGGAG GCTATGATATTCTTTAGTGCACACGGTGTACCTGTCAGTTACGTTGAGAATGCTGGGGATCCATACCGAGATCAAATGGAGGAGTGCATCTTCTTGATCATGCAGGAATTGAAGGCTAGAGGAATTAATAACGAGCACACTCTTGCTTATCAG AGTCGAGTAGGCCCTGTACAGTGGTTAAAACCGTATACAGATGAAGTTCTAGTTGAGCTTGGCAAGAAAGGTGTGAAGAATCTCTTAGCTGTTCCTGTGAG CTTTGTGAGTGAGCACATAGAGACTCTTGAAGAAATTGACATGGAGTACAGAGAATTGGCTCTTGAATCTGGTATTCAGAATTGGGGACGTGTCCCTGCCCTTGGTCTTACCCCTTCCTTCATTACTGATCTGGCAGATGCAGTGATAGAAGCTCTTCCGTCGGCAGCAGCAATATATGCCCCAGACATCAGCAGATCCGATGATATGGATGATCCGGTTAAATACTTTGTCAAGATGTTTTTCGGTTCAATTTTCGCCTTCATGTTATTTCTGTCACCCAAAGTGATATCAGCATTCAGGAATCATGTCATTTAG